CGAGGCGATCGCGCTGTCGTAATGCACGCGGCTGTCGAGCAGCGCGCGCTTCTCCTTTGCTTCCTCGACGCTGTCGCCGACTACGACGAAAGCGCCGGGCAGGATCTTCAGATGCTCGGGATTGCGGCCGATCTTCTCCATGCGCCCCTTGATGTCGGCATAGAGTTTCTGTCCGTCGGCGAGGCTGCCGCCGCCGGTGAAGACGGCTTCGGCCGTCTCGGCCGCAAGCTGCTTGCCATCCTCGGATGCGCCGGCCTGCACGATGACCGGCCAGCCCTGCAAGGGCCGGGCGATGTTCAGCGGGCCGCGGACGGAGAAATATTTGCCCTTGTGATTGAGCACGTGCATCTTCTCGGGATCGACGAACAGTCCGGACTCGACGTCGCGCACAAAAGCGTCATCGGCAAAGGAGTCCCACAAGCCCGTGACGACGTCATAGAACTCGCGGGCGCGCTTGTAGCGCTCGGCGTGCTCCATGTGATCGTCGAGCCCGAAATTCAGCGCGGCATCCGGATTGGATGTCGTCACGATATTCCAGCCGGCGCGGCCGCCGGAGATGTGGTCGAGCGAGGCGAAGCGGCGGGCGACGTGATAGGGCTCATCGAAGGTGGTCGAGCCGGTCGCGATCAGGCCGATATTCTCGGTGACGGAAGAGAGCGCCGACAGCAGCGTGAACGGCTCGAACGAGGTCACGGTGTGGCTGCGCTTCAGCGCATTGATCGGCATGTTGAGCACGGCCAGATGGTCGGCCATGAAGAAGGCGTCGAACTTGCCGGCCTCGAGCTTTTTGATCAGCTGCTTGATGTGGGCGAAGTTGAAATTGGCGTCGGGCCAGGCTCCCGGATAGCGCCAGGCACCGGTGTGGATGCTGATCGGCCGCATGAACGCGCCGAGCTTGAGTTGACGCTTCGCCATTGCCCGTTCCGTCGTGGTTGTCGTTTTCAGAACAGATAGGGAGGCCGTCCGCGACGCGCCATCCCGACGGCGCCAGAAGAATTTTGCAATTTGAGGGACGGTCGGAGGATAAGTCCGCAGTCGCTTCTACCGTCGTCATCGCGAGCCAACGGGTCGCGCGAATGCGCGCCCGATGACAGGCTCCGCGAAGCAATCTATCTCACCGTTTGCTGGACCATGGATTGCTTCGTCGCTTCAGCGCAAAATTGCTTTGCAATTTTGCAATTTTGTCGCGAGCTCCTCGCACTGACGGTAATAGGGCGTTTCCTACGCCCCCAAAATGTCCTTCTGCATCTTGCCCCCGTAGAAGTGGAAGAACGGCACCGGCGCGTCGTGGCGGAGCGGGCCGGTCGCGAGCCTGCGGTCGAGCTCGGCGAGCACGTTCTTGGTCATCGCATGCGCGTCGGCGAGCGGCTCGGAGCCGATCTCGACCCACACCAGTTCGACCAGCTCTGCATCGGCATGCACCACGCCCTCGACGCGATGAGCGATCGTCGAGGCGTCGGCCGTGAAGAACCGCGTGTCGAAGCGGCGGACGCGGCCGGGCGGCGTGATCGCGCGCGCGATCAGGAACAGGCCGGACGGATCGGGCAGGAGCCCGGCGTCAGCGAACGGTGCCCAGGGTCCGTTGAGCTTTGGTGTCTTCTCGACCTTGCGGCCGAGGCAGAGACCGGTCTCTTCGCAGGCTTCGCGGATTGCTGCGTTGGCGAGCGCGCGTGCGCGGCCGGGCGTGATCTTCGGGCTGCCCTTGAGCAGATTGGCTTCCAATTCCGGCGTAATCGGCGCGGCAACGGGAACGCGGTTGTCGGCCTTGTCGACGCGCCCGCCCGGGAAGACGTACTTGCCCGGCATGAACACCACCTTGTCGTGGCGCCTGCCGACCAGCACTTTCGGCTTTGCTCCGGAGCGGTCGATCAGGATCAGCGTCGCCGCATCCTTCGGCCGGAAGTACGGATGATGATCGGCTTCTTTTTCGCCTTGGTGGACGACAGCGGCGGTCTCAGTCATTTCATCCCTTTCGGTTCTTCTTGTTGTCCGGTTTAGCTAGACCGGCGGGATGTCGCTAGGGGCATTTTCGTCAAAGCCATGCATGCGCAATGCCCATTGCAATCCGATCACGGCTCCCTTGACCGGCTGGAGCAGAACCAGCGATGCGATGAGCGTGAATGGCAAATAGATCGCAAGCTGCAGCCATACCGGTGGCGAGAAATTGGTCTCGATCCACAGCGCGGTCGGTACCACGATATGGCCGACAATTACGATGACAAGATAGGCGGGCAGGTCGTCCGCGCGATGCGGGGTGAAATCGAGGTCGCAGACCGGGCAGTGGCCGTCGCACTTCAGGAACGCGCGAAACAGTTTGCCTTCACCGCAGCGTGGGCAGCGGCCGCGGAACCCGCGCTTCATCGCGCTCCACAGGTCGCGTTTCTCGGTTTGCGCCGCGTCGCGGGTCCAGACCACCGTGGGCGGGGTCACCGTTTCCATGATTTGCCTCGCTTCGATTTGCCGGACTTCTGCTTCGCCGGCTTGCGATCCTTTTTCTTGCTGCGTGCTTTCCGCTCCTTATGCGCGTTGGCGCGGCGCTCGGCTCCGGCGCTCTCGCGTTTTCTGCCGCGCGGAATTGCCTGACCATCGGACAATAGCTCAAAGCGCAGCGCGCCGGCCACCGGCGCGGCCTCGACCAGGCGCACGTCGACGACGTCGCCGAGTCGGTACATGGTTCCGCTGCGCGAGCCGATCAGCGCGTGGCGCGTTTCGTCATAGTTGAAATATTCACTGCCGATCGTGCGAATGGGGATCAGGCCGTCGGCACCGGTGTCGTCGAGCTTCACGAACAGGCCCGCACGCGTCACGCCGGAGATGCGGCCCTGGAAGCTGGCGCCGACGCGATCGGCGAGGAAATGCGCGATCAACCGGTCGGCGGTCTCGCGCTCCGCCTTCATGGCGCGACGCTCGGTGACGGAAATCTGCGCCGCGATCTCGGCGAGCGTCTCCACGGTTTCGTCCGCAGGCAGCGCGCCTTCGCCGAGGCCGAGCGCGCGGATCAGCGCGCGATGTACGATCAGGTCGGCGTAGCGTCGGATCGGCGAGGTGAAGTGCGCATAGCGGCGCAGGTTCAAGCCGAAATGGCCGTAATTCTCGGCGGAGTATTCGGCTTGCGCCTGCGAGCGCAGCACCACTTCATTGACCAGCGGTTCGTAGTCTTCGCCGGAGACTTGCGCGAGCACCCGGTTGAACTGCGAGGCGCGCAGCGCGCCCGACTTGGTGAAGGGGAGGTCGAGCGTCTTCAGGAACTCCTGGAGATTGTGGATCTTCTCCTGGGTCGGCTCGTCGTGCACGCGATAGATCAGCGGCAGACCCTTCTTCTCCAGCGTCTCGGCCGCGGCGACGTTGGCGAGGATCATGAACTCCTCGATCAGCCGGTGCGCATCGAGCCGCTCCGGCACGATCACGCGATCCACGGTGCCGTCCGGCTTCAGGAGAATCTTGCGCTCGGGCAGATCGAGATCGAGCGGATCGCGCTCGTTGCGCGCGAGCCTGACCAGCTCGTAGGCGGACCACAGCGGCTTCAGGATCGGATCGAGCAGGGGACCGGTGGTGTCGTCGAGCCTGCCGTCGATCGCAGCCTGCGCCTGCGCGTAATGGAGCTTTGCCGCCGAGCGCATCAAGACGCGATGGAAGGTGTGCGAGCGCTTGCGGCCGTCGGCACCGATCACCATGCGCACCGCGAGCGCGCCACGCGGCTCACCCGGCACCAGCGAGCAGAGGTTGTTGGAGATGCGCTCGGGCAACATCGGCACCACGCGATCGGGGAAATACACCGAGTTGCCGCGCTGGAGTGCGTCGCGGTCGAGCGCGGAGCCCGGCCGCACATAGAAGCCGACATCCGCGATCGCGACATGGACGATATAGCCGCCCTTGTTGTTCGGATCGGGGTCCACTTCGGTGTGCACGGCGTCGTCATGATCCTTGGCATCCGGCGGATCGATGGTGACGAGTGGCACGTCGCGCCAGTCCTCGCGACCCTGCAACGTCGCAGGCTTTGCCTCTTCGGCCTCGCGCAGCGCCGAGGGTGAGAAAACCTGCGGGATGTCGTGGGTGTGGATCGCGATCAGGCTGATCGCCTTCTCGCTCGCGATCGAGCCGAGACGCTCCTTGACGCGGCCGAAGCCGAGCCCATAGCCGCGGCCGCGGATCAGGTCCACGCCGATGAGATCGCCGTCCTTGGCGTCGGCGGTGTCGGCCTTGGCGATATTGAGTTCGCGCCCGGCCTGCTTCTTGTCGACCGGGATCAGCCGTCCGCCGCCGTCAGGGTTGCTGCGGAAGATGCCGAGGATGCGGCTCTTCGCGTGGTCGATGATCTTGATGACGCGGCCGCGATAGGGCGTGCCGTCGCGCTCATCGGTGATTTCGACCCGCAACAGGGCACGGTCGCCGACGCCGGCCGCGGTGCCGGGCTTCGGCCGCCGCGGCGTCTCGATGCGGATCTTCGGCGCGCTGCCGTTCTCTTCGGCGTCCCACTCGGCGGGCGTGGCGATCAATTCGCCGTCGCTGTCGCGGCCGGTGACGTCTGCAAGCACGGTCGGCGGCAGCGCGGCCGGCTCGTGCATCTTGCGGCCGCGCTTGGCCACCGTGCCGTCCTCGGCGAGCTCGCGGAGGATCCGCTTCAGCTCGACGCGGTCGGCGTTCTTCAGGCCGAACTCTCGCGCGATCTCGCGGGTGCCGACCTTGCCTGGATTGGCGCGGATGAAGGCGACGATGGCGTCCCGGGCGGGAAAGCCATGGTCGGGTTTTCGTTTCACTTATCCTCTTGCCTTGCCGGCGCTCTTCTTCGCGGGCGCTTTGGTTGATGCCGCGGGCTTCGCGGCCGAGGTCTTGGCGCCTGACGAGACCGGCGCGCGCGCCTTGCTGGTCGCGTCCGATTTCGGCTTCGCTGCGGCCTTCTTGGCCGCGGCTTTCTTGGCGGGCTTGGCCTCGGCATCGCCGTTGGCCTTTGCGGACTTTGCCTCGGATTTGGCGGGCTTGGCCGCCTTCGTCTTCTTGGCCTTCGCCTTGCCGCCGCCCTTGGCCGCGCGCTCGTCGATCAGCGCGATCGCTTCCGCGAGCGTGACCTCGTCGGGTGCGCGGTCGCTCGGGATCGTCGCATTGACGCCGCCCGCGGTGACATAGGCGCCGTAGCGGCCGTTCTTGAGCGCGACCGCACCGAGCGTCGGGTGATCGCCAAGCGGCTTGCCGGGATCGGCGCCGAAGCGGCGGCCGCTCGGACCTTTTGCGACCTTCTCGGCAATCAGCGTGACCGCACGGTTCAGCCCGATGTCGAACACCTCGTCGCCGGCCTCGAGGCTGGCATAGGTCTTCTCGTGCTTGACGAACGGCCCGAAGCGGCCGAGGCCGGCGGTGATCGGCTGCCCGGTCTCCGGATGCTTGCCGACTTCGCGGGGCAGCGAGAGGAGCTTCAGCGCAAGCTCGAGATCGACATCGCCGGGCGAGGTGCCCTTCGGGATGCCAGCGCGCTTCGGCTTCTCGCCTTCCTCATAA
The DNA window shown above is from Bradyrhizobium sp. ISRA464 and carries:
- a CDS encoding NUDIX domain-containing protein, which produces MTETAAVVHQGEKEADHHPYFRPKDAATLILIDRSGAKPKVLVGRRHDKVVFMPGKYVFPGGRVDKADNRVPVAAPITPELEANLLKGSPKITPGRARALANAAIREACEETGLCLGRKVEKTPKLNGPWAPFADAGLLPDPSGLFLIARAITPPGRVRRFDTRFFTADASTIAHRVEGVVHADAELVELVWVEIGSEPLADAHAMTKNVLAELDRRLATGPLRHDAPVPFFHFYGGKMQKDILGA
- a CDS encoding LLM class flavin-dependent oxidoreductase — encoded protein: MAKRQLKLGAFMRPISIHTGAWRYPGAWPDANFNFAHIKQLIKKLEAGKFDAFFMADHLAVLNMPINALKRSHTVTSFEPFTLLSALSSVTENIGLIATGSTTFDEPYHVARRFASLDHISGGRAGWNIVTTSNPDAALNFGLDDHMEHAERYKRAREFYDVVTGLWDSFADDAFVRDVESGLFVDPEKMHVLNHKGKYFSVRGPLNIARPLQGWPVIVQAGASEDGKQLAAETAEAVFTGGGSLADGQKLYADIKGRMEKIGRNPEHLKILPGAFVVVGDSVEEAKEKRALLDSRVHYDSAIASLSVILGTDASGFDPDGPLPPIPETNASKSGRQRLVDVAARDKLTVRQLAQRVGGYGGLAFVGTPQTIADQMDEWLTSRGSDGFNIMFPYLPQGLFDFVDRVVPELQRRGIFRNEYEGRTLRENLGLPRPKNRFFEG
- the rnr gene encoding ribonuclease R, which codes for MKRKPDHGFPARDAIVAFIRANPGKVGTREIAREFGLKNADRVELKRILRELAEDGTVAKRGRKMHEPAALPPTVLADVTGRDSDGELIATPAEWDAEENGSAPKIRIETPRRPKPGTAAGVGDRALLRVEITDERDGTPYRGRVIKIIDHAKSRILGIFRSNPDGGGRLIPVDKKQAGRELNIAKADTADAKDGDLIGVDLIRGRGYGLGFGRVKERLGSIASEKAISLIAIHTHDIPQVFSPSALREAEEAKPATLQGREDWRDVPLVTIDPPDAKDHDDAVHTEVDPDPNNKGGYIVHVAIADVGFYVRPGSALDRDALQRGNSVYFPDRVVPMLPERISNNLCSLVPGEPRGALAVRMVIGADGRKRSHTFHRVLMRSAAKLHYAQAQAAIDGRLDDTTGPLLDPILKPLWSAYELVRLARNERDPLDLDLPERKILLKPDGTVDRVIVPERLDAHRLIEEFMILANVAAAETLEKKGLPLIYRVHDEPTQEKIHNLQEFLKTLDLPFTKSGALRASQFNRVLAQVSGEDYEPLVNEVVLRSQAQAEYSAENYGHFGLNLRRYAHFTSPIRRYADLIVHRALIRALGLGEGALPADETVETLAEIAAQISVTERRAMKAERETADRLIAHFLADRVGASFQGRISGVTRAGLFVKLDDTGADGLIPIRTIGSEYFNYDETRHALIGSRSGTMYRLGDVVDVRLVEAAPVAGALRFELLSDGQAIPRGRKRESAGAERRANAHKERKARSKKKDRKPAKQKSGKSKRGKSWKR
- a CDS encoding DUF983 domain-containing protein, which codes for METVTPPTVVWTRDAAQTEKRDLWSAMKRGFRGRCPRCGEGKLFRAFLKCDGHCPVCDLDFTPHRADDLPAYLVIVIVGHIVVPTALWIETNFSPPVWLQLAIYLPFTLIASLVLLQPVKGAVIGLQWALRMHGFDENAPSDIPPV